The Mercurialis annua linkage group LG2, ddMerAnnu1.2, whole genome shotgun sequence genome contains a region encoding:
- the LOC126668558 gene encoding uncharacterized protein LOC126668558 has product MLLRRSKSLNNEEILELNPEIERTCRANRARRRQDTAENMNELVNPNQEQRLRDIQRPTVTANPSCICLSEATRNYELKTFHLNMLPQFNGTATEDSLAFIGDFYDIVQTLPLNNLNEDELRTRCFPHCLKGDARQWLLNQPEGIFLTWEDVYNEFMLRFYSPQKTMDLRAKICNFVQRDPESFHEAWERFKLLLTQCPHHQVPENLLTRFFYDGLNVNCQTLVDTASGGYYGDTTAAELMKTYETLAMNSRQKAIRGKRAGVYEINSHSDLSAQMADLTKQVKMLVDRDTSNQESCAFCGMFGHNANVCANVEPAPPNYEEANFMGAFQGRQVKNDPFSNTYNPGWRNHPNFSWRDQGANRQAPPPGFQQQRQVPPPQQQNNPDRKPSVEEMISQFLATQDTTVKKMDAKIDQLAQSSQASIHKLELQLGQLARTVAEREQGKLPSNTENNPKEGVMAISLRSGTQVETGSKGKKVIEIINDGDEKEESEHDAKQGNNLDKEVVADPSVKPYVPPIPYPQRLKKKTTDNNFQHFLNAFKKIELNIPILQALAKMPSYAKFLKELVSNKSKLEEYATVALTEECSAILQKKLPPKLKDPGSFSIPCVIGATTISKCLCDLGASVNIMPASLYKRLGMKEMKPTTVSLQLADRSIKYPLGIVEDLFVRVGKFYFPADFLILETEDENDLSMILGRPFLATGGVLIDVVQGKLTFRMGSEKEEFNILKAVKHPSRDDSCFSVDVIDHAIFHVAEQESFKEPLEACLILSSHEKDENPEIAECAMRLEGEVGTKTKTNSCRTTKAKAKTATISFEICFHWA; this is encoded by the exons ATGCTATTGAGACGATCAAAAAGTCTTAATAACGAAGAAATACTTGAGCTGAACCCAGAGATTGAACGAACGTGCCGTGCAAATAGAGCAAGAAGAAGACAAGACACAGCTGAAAACATGAACGAACTAGTTAATCCCAATCAAGAGCAAAGGCTACGTGATATTCAAAGGCCAACGGTTACTGCAAACCCGTCATGTATCTGTTTGAGTGAAGCAACAAGGAACTATGAGCTCAAAACTTTCCATCTCAATATGCTGCCTCAGTTTAATGGAACGGCTACTGAAGACTCACTAGCCTTTATCGGAGATTTCTATGATATTGTGCAGACTTTACCGCTGAACAATCTCAATGAGGATGAGCTAAGGACGAGGTGTTTTCCTCATTGTCTGAAAGGAGACGCGAGACAGTGGCTATTGAACCAGCCAGAAGGTATTTTTCTCACATGGGAGGATGTCTACAATGAATTCATGCTGAGGTTCTACTCACCACAAAAGACCATGGATCTCAGGGCAAAAATTTGCAACTTTGTGCAACGAGATCCAGAATCTTTTCATGAAGCATGGGAAAGGTTTAAGCTGCTCTTGACTCAATGCCCTCATCACCAAGTGCCAGAAAATTTGCTGACTCGGTTTTTCTATGATGGCCTGAATGTTAATTGTCAAACACTGGTTGACACGGCTTCTGGAGGTTATTATGGAGATACAACAGCTGCAGAACTCATGAAAACTTATGAAACGTTAGCGATGAATTCGAGGCAGAAGGCAATCAGAGGGAAAAGAGCAGGAGTATATGAAATCAATTCTCATTCTGATCTCTCAGCACAAATGGCTGATTTAACCAAGCAAGTCAAGATGCTTGTAGACAGAGATACTTCCAATCAAGAGTCGTGTGCCTTTTGTGGGATGTTTGGACACAATGCAAATGTGTGCGCAAACGTTGAACCGGCACCACCAAACTATGAGGAAGCCAATTTCATGGGAGCCTTCCAGGGTAGACAAGTCAAGAATGACCCTTTCTCAAACACTTATAACCCTGGATGGCGCAATCACCCAAATTTCTCATGGAGGGATCAAGGAGCGAATAGGCAAGCACCACCTCCGGGATTTCAGCAACAAAGACAAGTTCCTCCGCCTCAACAACAGAATAATCCGGACAGGAAGCCTTCTGTGGAAGAGATGATATCTCAGTTTTTAGCAACTCAAGATACCACTGTTAAGAAGATGGATGCAAAAATTGACCAGTTGGCACAGTCAAGTCAAGCATCAATTCACAAATTAGAGTTACAGCTGGGTCAGTTGGCAAGAACTGTTGCTGAACGTGAACAAGGCAAACTCCCTAGTAATACTGAAAATAATCCAAAGGAGGGAGTTATGGCCATCAGTCTCAGGAGCGGGACTCAGGTGGAGACTGGAAGCAAGGGCAAGAAAGTAATTGAGATTATCAACGACGGGGACGAAAAGGAAGAAAGTGAACACGATGCAAAGCAAGGGAATAATCTTGATAAGGAAGTGGTGGCTGATCCTTCAGTCAAACCTTATGTTCCACCTATTCCATATCCACAAAGGCTGAAGAAGAAAACTACTGACAACAATTTTCAGCACTTTCTTAATGCCTTTAAAAAGATTGAGCTTAATATTCCTATTTTGCAGGCCCTTGCTAAGATGCCTTCCTATGCCAAGTTCTTAAAAGAACTAGTTTCCAACAAGAGCAAGCTAGAGGAGTACGCCACCGTAGCTTTAACTGAAGAATGCAGTGCCATACTTCAAAAGAAGCTACCACCTAAGCTTAAGGACCCAGGAAGTTTTTCTATTCCTTGTGTTATTGGTGCTACTACTATCTCTAAATGTTTGTGTGATCTTGGTGCTAGTGTGAATATTATGCCTGCATCCCTTTATAAGAGGCTTGGTATGAAAGAGATGAAGCCCACAACTGTGTCTCTACAATTGGCTGATCGATCGATCAAATATCCTTTAGGCATTGTAGAAGACTTATTTGTGCGAGTGGGCAAGTTTTATTTTCCTGCAGATTTTCTTATTCTAGAAACAGAAGATGAAAATGATTTATCTATGATTTTAGGTAGACCGTTTTTAGCTACAGGAGGTGTGTTGATTGATGTTGTTCAAGGTAAACTTACCTTTAGGATGGGGAGTGAGAAAGAAGAATTTAATATTCTTAAGGCGGTAAAACACCCATCACGTGATGATTCTTGTTTTAGTGTTGATGTGATTGACCATGCTATTTTCCATGTTGCTGAACAGGAATCATTCAAGGAACCATTAGAAGCATGTTTAATTTTGAGTTCGCATGAGAAGGATGAAAATCCTGAAATAGCTGAGTGTGCAATGCGATTAGAAGGTGAAG TgggaaccaaaaccaaaaccaaCAGTTGTAGAACCACCAAAGCTAAAGCTAAAACAGCTACCATCTCATTTGAAATATGCTTTCATTGGGCCTAA